Proteins from a genomic interval of Zingiber officinale cultivar Zhangliang chromosome 1B, Zo_v1.1, whole genome shotgun sequence:
- the LOC122039961 gene encoding uncharacterized protein LOC122039961: protein MIAVVSKLKGCIRQIEELNPSGALEEDIMNHAQMLLVQNPNYSKGFKFGHVWSILQGIEKFNSDNVKATYTRVQGQTAQADYSQSYNLEKDIYSPSSPHVSSFNLNITDSDSGSTSTKRPIGVKKAKLKRKNEQQFSKMVSQNDELVSALDLSTNVAMFKEENKILFKYLNTIADPIIREFIRDEQVRIMQKRTKIKNLNQLHIKEKHLGSIRLKKKNKDLKILLMVR, encoded by the exons ATGATTGCTGTTGTTTCCAAATTGAAGGGTTGCATACGACAAATCGAAGAATTGAATCCAAGTGGAGCATTAGAGGAAGATATT ATGAATCATGCTCAAATGTTATTAGTACAAAATCCTAATTACTCAAAGGGCTTCAAATTTGGGCATGTGTGGAGCATTCTTCAAGGTATTGAGAAATTCAACAGTGACAACGTCAAAGCTACATATACGAGAGTGCAAGGACAAACTGCTCAAGCTGATTATTCTCAATCATATAATCTCGAGAAAGATATTTATTCACCTTCATCTCCACATGTCTCTTCATTTAATCTTAACATCACTGATTCAGACAGTGGTAGTACTTCAACTAAACGACCTATTGGGGTGAAGAAAGCAAAACTGAAGAGAAAGAATGAACAACAATTCAGTAAAATGGTTTCACAGAATGACGAACTTGTTTCGGCGTTGGATCTAAGTACCAATGTTGCTATGTTCAAGGAagagaataaaattttattcaaatattTGAATACCATTGCTGATCCGATAATACGTGAATTTATTCGCGATGAACAAGTCAGAATTATGCAAAAGAGGACTAAAATCAAAAATCTCAATCAACTCCACATCAAGGAGAAGCATCTAGGATCAATTCgtctcaagaagaagaacaaggatCTCAAGATCCTTTTAATGGTTCGGTAA